One part of the Tenacibaculum sp. 190130A14a genome encodes these proteins:
- the ftsY gene encoding signal recognition particle-docking protein FtsY — protein sequence MSFFKKIFSKEKKETLDKGLEKTKTSFFSKLSKAVAGKAKVDDDVLDNLEEVLVSSDVGVDTTLKIIDRIEERVARDKYLGTEELNQILREEIAGLLSETNTGDETDFTIPENKKPYVLMVVGVNGVGKTTTIGKLASQFKKKGLKVVLGAADTFRAAAIDQLQVWADRTDVPIVRQEMGSDPASVAFDTVKSGVNQDADVIIIDTAGRLHNKVNLMNELSKIKRVMQKVIPDAPHDVLLVLDGSTGQNAFEQAKQFTKATEVTSLAVTKLDGTAKGGVVIGISDQFQIPVKYIGVGEGIDDLQVFNKHEFVDSFFK from the coding sequence ATGAGTTTTTTTAAAAAAATCTTTTCAAAAGAAAAAAAAGAAACCTTAGATAAAGGTTTAGAAAAAACCAAAACAAGTTTTTTCTCAAAATTATCAAAAGCTGTAGCTGGAAAAGCTAAAGTAGACGATGATGTCCTTGATAATTTAGAAGAAGTTTTGGTTTCTTCAGATGTTGGAGTAGATACTACTTTAAAAATTATTGATAGAATAGAAGAGCGTGTTGCACGCGATAAGTATTTAGGAACAGAAGAGTTAAATCAAATCCTTAGAGAAGAAATTGCAGGATTACTATCTGAAACAAATACTGGAGATGAAACTGACTTCACTATTCCTGAAAACAAGAAACCATATGTATTAATGGTAGTAGGAGTCAATGGAGTTGGAAAAACAACAACTATTGGTAAACTAGCTTCACAATTTAAAAAGAAAGGCTTAAAAGTTGTTTTAGGTGCGGCAGATACTTTTAGAGCTGCGGCAATTGATCAATTACAGGTTTGGGCAGATAGAACAGATGTGCCAATTGTACGTCAAGAAATGGGATCTGATCCTGCATCTGTGGCATTTGATACTGTAAAATCAGGAGTAAATCAAGATGCTGATGTAATTATTATTGATACAGCTGGACGTTTACATAATAAGGTAAATCTTATGAATGAATTATCTAAGATTAAAAGAGTAATGCAAAAAGTAATACCGGATGCACCTCATGATGTATTATTAGTATTAGATGGTTCTACTGGGCAAAATGCCTTCGAGCAAGCAAAACAATTTACTAAAGCAACCGAAGTAACTTCATTAGCAGTTACTAAATTAGATGGAACAGCAAAAGGAGGAGTGGTTATTGGAATTTCAGATCAATTCCAGATTCCTGTGAAATATATAGGAGTTGGAGAAGGAATTGACGATTTACAAGTGTTTAATAAACATGAATTTGTAGACTCGTTTTTCAAATAG
- a CDS encoding serine hydrolase domain-containing protein: MRTFLSLLFLFTVLFSSAQNNSELSKETLDEITNFIKQKREYYNSPSIAVAITDEHKTVYLKHFGDAKKGDRYLIGSISKSFTALLILRLQEEGKLHLQDPVSKYLQWFRYRNKQISDKITIEDLLRHTSGISTEMGRTFKTDTSFSYEAYYAKTLRELAIKNVPTQPFRYSNVNYRLLGLIIKKVTHKTYEECLESYITSPLELHETSANTNIDLINSYQYFLYYPILKFNADLHPQEASSGLISSSASDMATYLRHIMNGYHNHPNSKLNSNTVTQLVSKKDTNKSFYGLGWFINNDSSVFYHGGTNKSFESHMYILPSLKKAIVVLINSNQAPEVEIINGIYGILLGKGYYNSSSFAYYRHLPFLVFLLFILFSYQIWKWKKSNYPKRISRKIVPNILVSIGLLLSLGILIYIPQLNGVSLQTSIAFDPASGYSILFISLLLALSSILIYFNSSSKSKS; the protein is encoded by the coding sequence ATGAGAACTTTTTTATCACTACTGTTCCTTTTTACTGTTTTGTTTTCTTCTGCGCAAAACAATTCAGAGCTATCAAAAGAAACTCTAGATGAAATTACCAATTTTATCAAACAAAAAAGGGAATATTACAATTCTCCAAGTATAGCTGTTGCGATAACCGATGAACATAAAACAGTCTATTTAAAGCATTTTGGAGATGCAAAAAAAGGAGATAGGTACTTGATTGGTTCTATTTCAAAATCGTTTACCGCATTACTTATTCTTAGGTTACAGGAAGAAGGAAAGTTACACCTACAAGATCCTGTATCTAAATATTTACAATGGTTTAGGTATAGAAACAAACAAATTTCTGATAAGATTACTATTGAGGATTTGTTACGTCACACTTCTGGTATTAGTACTGAGATGGGAAGAACATTCAAAACTGACACTAGTTTTAGTTATGAAGCGTACTACGCTAAAACTTTAAGAGAGTTAGCAATAAAAAATGTACCTACACAGCCATTTAGGTATTCAAACGTGAATTATAGATTACTAGGTTTAATTATCAAGAAAGTAACACATAAGACATATGAAGAATGTTTAGAGTCTTATATTACTTCTCCCTTAGAATTACATGAAACATCCGCTAATACAAATATTGATTTAATTAATAGTTATCAGTATTTCCTATATTATCCTATTCTAAAATTCAACGCTGATCTTCATCCTCAGGAAGCTTCTTCTGGTTTAATTTCTAGTTCTGCGAGCGATATGGCTACATATTTACGTCATATTATGAATGGCTATCATAATCACCCAAACTCAAAGTTAAATTCAAATACAGTAACTCAATTAGTTTCTAAAAAAGATACTAATAAATCGTTCTATGGATTGGGATGGTTTATAAACAACGACTCTTCAGTTTTTTATCATGGAGGAACGAATAAAAGTTTTGAATCACATATGTACATTTTACCTTCTTTAAAGAAAGCCATTGTAGTACTTATTAATTCAAATCAAGCTCCTGAAGTAGAAATTATAAATGGCATCTATGGAATCCTTCTGGGTAAAGGTTACTACAATAGTTCATCTTTCGCTTATTATAGACATTTACCGTTCCTGGTATTTCTGTTATTCATATTATTTTCATATCAAATTTGGAAATGGAAAAAATCGAATTATCCAAAAAGAATATCTAGAAAAATAGTCCCAAACATATTAGTATCAATTGGGTTGCTATTAAGCTTGGGTATTCTTATTTATATTCCTCAATTAAATGGTGTTTCTTTACAAACTTCTATTGCATTTGATCCAGCAAGTGGATATAGCATCCTATTTATTTCATTGTTGTTAGCATTGAGCTCAATATTGATATATTTTAACTCAAGTTCTAAATCAAAAAGTTAA
- a CDS encoding amidase family protein, which yields MHKICYILLVILLIGCKAKKEEVAQDFTIYNETTEIKDQQAHENPRMKFKLIQSKVLDMNEVFKPFQNELSKFSETDYSSLKPLILEKSIPSIQKAIKAGKLNYEKLILFYLYRIKKFESDSTKYLNAVISLNPNVVEEARQKDKTLKEKNISTESIFGMPILLKDNINTDNLPTTAGALALKDNRTGNAFIVEKLKENGALILGKVNLSEWAYYFCAGCPLGYSAIGGQTLNPYGRKVFETGGSSAGSGVATAANYAVATIGTETAGSITSPSSQNSVVGLKPTIGVLSRSGIVPISSTLDTPGPMTKNVIDNYILFKAMLGLDATDKKSKEFNEIAEELNPTELKGKRFGVIASLLENPVYKKTTESLREAGVEVVELTPEQTSLEGFLTLLNIDMKYDLPHYFEGKPVSVTSVEDVITFNKKDSILRAPYGQQLFEGIVKDTTSLEDLEKVKSSLKTNSRIYFSALESDNLDAILSINNYHSAYSAVAEYPNLTIPMGYKETGEPMNLTLIGKPKSEFTLLSLGLSIENLTKIRKLPKGYE from the coding sequence ATGCATAAAATATGTTACATATTGCTAGTCATCTTACTTATTGGATGTAAAGCAAAAAAAGAAGAGGTTGCACAAGATTTTACTATATATAATGAAACAACAGAAATAAAAGATCAACAGGCGCATGAGAACCCTCGAATGAAGTTTAAACTAATTCAATCTAAGGTATTAGATATGAATGAAGTTTTTAAACCTTTTCAAAATGAATTATCAAAATTTTCAGAAACAGATTACTCAAGTTTAAAACCATTAATTCTTGAAAAATCAATACCGTCAATTCAAAAAGCAATTAAAGCAGGTAAATTAAATTATGAAAAACTAATATTATTCTATTTATACAGAATTAAAAAGTTTGAGAGTGATTCTACAAAGTATTTAAATGCTGTAATTAGTTTAAATCCGAATGTAGTAGAAGAAGCTAGACAAAAAGATAAGACTTTAAAAGAGAAAAATATTTCAACTGAATCAATTTTCGGAATGCCAATCTTATTAAAGGATAATATTAATACGGATAATTTACCAACAACAGCAGGAGCTTTAGCTTTAAAAGATAATAGAACAGGAAATGCTTTTATTGTAGAGAAGTTAAAAGAAAATGGAGCTTTAATCTTAGGAAAGGTTAATTTAAGTGAATGGGCATATTATTTTTGTGCTGGATGTCCATTAGGATATAGTGCTATTGGAGGTCAAACGTTAAACCCATATGGTAGAAAAGTATTTGAAACAGGAGGATCAAGTGCAGGAAGTGGAGTAGCCACTGCTGCTAATTATGCAGTAGCAACCATTGGAACGGAAACAGCGGGATCTATAACCTCACCATCCAGTCAAAATTCGGTTGTAGGGTTAAAACCAACAATTGGAGTGTTAAGTAGATCTGGAATTGTACCAATATCAAGTACATTAGATACACCAGGGCCTATGACTAAGAATGTGATTGATAATTACATTCTTTTTAAAGCAATGCTTGGGTTGGATGCAACCGATAAAAAATCAAAGGAATTTAATGAGATAGCTGAAGAATTAAATCCAACAGAATTGAAGGGAAAAAGATTTGGTGTTATTGCTTCATTGTTAGAGAATCCTGTGTACAAAAAAACTACAGAAAGCTTAAGGGAAGCGGGAGTAGAAGTTGTTGAATTGACACCTGAGCAAACAAGCTTAGAAGGCTTTTTAACATTGTTAAATATTGATATGAAGTATGATTTACCACATTATTTTGAAGGTAAACCTGTATCAGTTACTTCAGTTGAAGATGTGATTACTTTTAACAAAAAAGACAGTATTCTTAGAGCACCGTATGGTCAACAATTATTTGAAGGGATTGTAAAAGATACTACAAGTTTAGAAGATTTAGAGAAAGTAAAGAGTAGTTTGAAGACAAATAGTAGAATATATTTTTCTGCTTTAGAATCAGATAATTTAGATGCAATTCTTTCAATCAATAATTATCATTCAGCATATTCAGCGGTAGCAGAATATCCCAACTTAACTATTCCAATGGGATATAAAGAAACAGGAGAACCAATGAATCTTACATTAATAGGAAAGCCAAAATCGGAGTTTACCTTACTATCTTTAGGCCTATCTATAGAAAATCTAACAAAAATTAGAAAATTACCTAAGGGGTATGAGTAA
- the rimO gene encoding 30S ribosomal protein S12 methylthiotransferase RimO: MRTKTTKQNKINVVTLGCSKNVYDSEVLMGQLKANGKNVVHEDENDDGNIVVINTCGFIGKAKEESVDTILHYAQKKERGEVDKVFVSGCLSERYKPDLEKEITNVDQYFGTHDLPNLLKVLEADYKHELIGERLTTTPQHYAYLKIAEGCDRPCSFCAIPLMRGKHKSTPIEDLVTEAQKLAEKGIKEIMLIAQDLTYYGLDLYKKRALADLLKELVKVDGIEWIRLHYAFPSGFPMDVLDVMKEEPKVCNYLDIPLQHINTEILKSMKRGTTHEKTTALIHKFREYVPNMAIRTTLIVGYPGETEEQFQEMKDWVEEMRFERLGAFEYSHEENTGAFVLEDDVPADVKFRRVNEIMEVQSQISWELNQEKIGKTFRCLFDRKDGEYYYGRTEFDSPDVDNDVIVDAREHYIKLGEFIDIEIYDAGDFDLHGTPLVKQERPVPLNKRNEEKK, translated from the coding sequence ATGCGTACAAAGACGACAAAACAGAATAAGATTAATGTAGTAACCTTAGGGTGCTCTAAAAACGTTTACGACAGTGAGGTGTTGATGGGGCAACTGAAAGCAAATGGTAAAAATGTTGTTCATGAAGATGAAAATGATGATGGTAATATTGTAGTAATAAACACTTGTGGTTTTATTGGTAAAGCAAAAGAAGAAAGTGTAGATACCATTTTACATTATGCACAAAAGAAGGAGCGAGGAGAAGTAGATAAAGTGTTTGTTTCTGGTTGTTTAAGTGAGCGTTATAAACCAGATTTAGAAAAAGAAATTACCAATGTAGATCAATATTTTGGTACACATGATTTACCTAACTTATTAAAGGTTTTAGAAGCAGATTATAAGCATGAGTTAATAGGTGAACGTTTAACAACTACACCACAACATTATGCCTATTTAAAAATAGCTGAAGGGTGTGATAGACCATGTTCTTTTTGTGCAATACCTTTAATGAGAGGGAAACACAAATCAACTCCAATTGAAGATTTAGTTACAGAAGCTCAAAAGCTGGCTGAAAAAGGAATCAAAGAAATTATGTTAATAGCTCAAGATTTAACATATTACGGTTTAGATCTTTACAAGAAAAGAGCATTGGCAGATTTACTTAAAGAGTTAGTAAAAGTAGATGGTATTGAGTGGATTCGTTTACACTATGCTTTTCCATCTGGTTTTCCAATGGATGTATTAGATGTAATGAAAGAAGAGCCAAAGGTTTGTAATTACTTAGATATTCCATTACAACATATCAATACTGAAATTTTAAAATCTATGAAACGTGGTACAACTCATGAGAAAACTACTGCGTTGATTCATAAGTTTAGAGAATATGTCCCTAACATGGCAATTAGAACAACTTTAATTGTTGGATATCCTGGTGAAACAGAAGAGCAATTTCAAGAAATGAAAGATTGGGTAGAGGAAATGCGTTTTGAGCGTTTAGGAGCTTTTGAGTATTCTCATGAAGAAAATACAGGTGCTTTTGTTTTAGAAGATGATGTGCCAGCCGATGTAAAGTTTAGAAGAGTAAACGAAATCATGGAAGTACAATCGCAAATATCATGGGAATTAAATCAAGAAAAGATTGGAAAGACGTTCCGTTGTTTATTTGATAGAAAAGATGGAGAATATTACTACGGACGTACAGAGTTTGATTCACCAGATGTAGATAACGATGTGATTGTAGATGCTCGTGAACATTATATTAAATTAGGAGAGTTTATTGATATAGAGATTTATGATGCTGGTGATTTTGATTTACATGGAACTCCTTTGGTAAAACAAGAAAGGCCTGTTCCTTTGAATAAGAGAAACGAAGAAAAAAAATGA
- a CDS encoding Crp/Fnr family transcriptional regulator, producing the protein MDKLIKYINGYVTLNTEELTVILSFFKRRVLEKDKFIIKKEQVVTDYYFIVSGGVIIYDIEDDIQYTRYFAFENEFIGDIVKIKEKKRSNSYIKAIEKTELFSISHTDMEMLYDRFPLWQKFGRLLWEDAFASVLYGIHNFQTLTAKERYLDLLKRSDLIFRVPLKDLSLFLGITPQSLSRIRKEISTKRE; encoded by the coding sequence GTGGATAAATTGATTAAATACATAAATGGTTACGTAACACTTAATACAGAGGAATTGACTGTTATTTTGTCTTTTTTTAAAAGAAGAGTATTGGAAAAAGATAAGTTTATTATTAAGAAGGAACAGGTGGTAACCGATTATTATTTTATCGTCTCTGGAGGAGTAATTATTTATGATATTGAAGATGATATACAGTATACAAGATATTTTGCTTTTGAAAATGAGTTTATAGGTGATATTGTTAAAATAAAAGAGAAAAAGCGTTCTAACTCATATATAAAAGCTATAGAAAAGACTGAGTTATTCAGTATCTCACATACCGATATGGAAATGTTATACGATCGATTTCCTTTATGGCAAAAGTTTGGAAGATTGTTATGGGAAGATGCATTTGCAAGCGTCTTGTATGGGATACATAATTTTCAAACTTTAACCGCAAAAGAGCGTTATTTAGATTTGCTAAAACGTTCAGATCTTATATTCAGAGTACCATTAAAAGATTTGTCTTTGTTTTTAGGAATAACTCCACAATCACTAAGTAGAATACGAAAGGAAATAAGTACTAAAAGAGAGTAA